GGGGATGAACCGCAGGCAGGCGGCCGACCGCGCGGTGGAGCTGCTGACCCTGGTCGGCATCCCCTCACCGGCGCGGCGGGTGGGGGAGTACCCGCACCAGCTGTCCGGCGGGATGCGCCAGCGGGTGATGATCGCGATGGCGCTCGCCTGCGACCCCAAGGTGCTGGTCGCCGACGAGCCGACCACCGCGCTGGACGTCACCGTGCAGGCGGCGATCCTGGACCTGCTGCGCGACCTGGGCCGGCGGCTGGGCACCGCCATCGTGCTGATCACCCACGACCTGGGGGTGGTGGCCGACATCGCCGACCGGGTCGTGGTGATGTACGCCGGGCGGGTGGTGGAGACCGCCCCGACGGAGGAGCTCTTCGACGCCCCGCGGCACCACTACACGACCGGGTTGCTGGGCGCGGTGCCCACCGCCGGACGGCGGGCGTCGGACGGCCGGCTGCAGGAGATCCCCGGGCTGGTGCCGGTGCTCAGCGAGCAGCCCGACGCCTGCACCTTCGCCGACCGCTGCCCCGCGGCCTCCGACCGGTGCCGCACCTCGCGGCCGCCGCTGGCACCGGAGACCCCGGACCGGGCGGTGCACCGGTTCGCCTGCTGGCACCCCGCCGGGCACCGTGCCGACGTCCCTCCCGAGCCCCCCGCCGACCCGCAGGAGCGAGCGTGAGCACAGCCACCGGGACCCCCGCGGCGGGGACGGCGCCGGCCGGGCCGGGTGCCGGCGAGCCCCCGGCCCTGGAGGTCGAGGACCTCGTCATGCACTTCGGGTCGGTGCGGGCCGTGGACGGCGTCTCCATGCGCATCGACCGGGGCCGGGTCCTGGCCCTGGTCGGCGAGAGCGGGTCGGGCAAGTCGACGGTCGGCCGCTGCATCGTGCGGCTGCTGGAACCGACGTCGGGCACCGTGCGGCTGGCCGGCACCGACGTCACCTCGCTGAGCCGCCGCCGGCTGCGCCCGCACCGGCGGGACGTGTCGATCGTCTTCCAGGACCCGGCCAGCTCGCTGGACCCGCGGCTGACCGTCGGTGACATCGTCGGCGAGCCGCTGCGGCTGCTCGACGGCGACCGCTCCCGCCGGGCCCGGGCGCAGCGGGTGGGCGACGTGCTGGAGCAGGTGGGGCTGCGCCGCCAGGTGGCCGAGCGCTACCCCCACGAGATGTCCGGCGGGCAGCGCCAGCGGGTGAGCATCGCCCGGGCGCTGGTGTCCTCCCCCCGGCTGCTCATCGCCGACGAGCCCACCAGTGCCCTCGACGTGTCGGTGCAGGCCTCGGTGCTCAACCTGCTTGCCGACCTGCAGCGCGACCTCGGCTTCGCCTGCCTGTTCATCACCCACGACCTGTCCGCGGTGGAGTACCTCGCCGACGAGGTGGCGGTGATGTACCTCGGCCAGCTCGTCGAGCAGGGCACCCGCGCCCAGGTCTTCGACTCCCCCCGCATGCCCTACACCCAGGCGCTGCTGTCCGCGGCGCCCCTGGCCGACCCGCGCGAGCAGCGCAGCCGCCGGCGCGTGGTGCTGACCGGCGACATCCCCTCGCCGGTCGACCCGCCGCCCGGGTGCCGGTTCCACACCCGCTGCCCGGTGGCGGTGGACCGCTGCCGCAGCGAGGTGCCGGAGTTGCGGCAGGTCGCCGGCCGGCGGGTCGCCTGCCACCTGGTGGCCGACGACGGGACCGGGCCGGACGTGCGGCTGCTGGGGACGGCCGGCCCCGCCGCGCCGGGCGCGCCCGCGGACGTCGCGGCCGCGGACGTCGCGCGCCCGTGAGCTCCCCGCCCGCGAGCGCCGCGCCGTCCCCCGTGCGGGGCAGCCCGACCATCGGGGACCGGCACGCGCCGCTGCGCGAGCAGGTGCTCGACGAGCTGCGCACCCGGATCATCGACGGGGTCTACGCGCCCGGTGAGCGGCTGACTGAGGAGCGGCTGGCCGAGGACTTCGGCGTCTCCCGCAACCCGGTCCGCGAGGCGCTGCGGGTGGTGCAGGCCGAGGGGTTCGTCCTGGAGCTGCCCCGGCGCGGCGTGGTGGTGGCCACCCCGGACGCGACGAGCATGCACGACCTGTTCGCCGTCCGGCGGCGGCTGGAGACCCTCGCCGCCCGGCAGGCCGCCGAGCGCGCCGGCCCGGCCGACATCGCCGGGCTCCGGGACCTGCTCGACGCCGCCCGGCTGGCCACCGAGGCGCAGGACTTCGACCTGGTCGCCGAGCTGAACAGCACCCTGCACCGACGGATCATCGACATCGGCGGCAACCGCTGGCTGAGCACGCTGTCGGTGTCGCTCTACCGGCACGTGGAGTGGGTCTTCCGGATCGGCGTCGCGCACCGCGCCCCGCACTCCTGGACCGAGCACGTGCGGCTGGTCGAGGCCATCGCCGCCGGCGACCCGGAGGACGCCGAGCAGGCCGCCGCCGAGCACGTCGGCGCCGCCGCTGCGGCGGCCCTCCCGGCTCCCCGCGACCGGCACCCCTGAGACCGGCGCACCCCCACCCCGCCGGCAGCCCGCCGGCCCGACCCCCAGGTGGTACCCCTGTGTTCACGACGCGACCGGAGCTGACCGGCACCTTCGGCATGGTGGCCTCCACCCACTGGCTGGCCAGCGCCGCCGGGATGGCGACCCTCGAGGCCGGGGGGAACGCCTTCGACGCCGCCGTCGCGGCCGGGTTCACCCTGCAGGTGGTCGAACCGCACCTCAACGGCCCCGGCGGCGAGGTGCCGGTGCTGTTCGCCCGCGCGGAGGGGACCGACGCCGGCCGGCCGGTCGTGCTCTCCGCGCAGGGGGTCGCGCCGGCCGCGGCGAGCATCGAGGGGTTCACCGACCTCGGGCTGCCGCTGGTCCCCGGCACCGGCCTGCTGGCCGCCACCGTGCCCGGCGCGGTGGGCGGCTGGCTGACGCTGCTGCGCGACCACGGCACGATGCCGCTGGACGCCGTCCTGCGCTTCGCCATCGGCTACGCGGAGGACGGCCACCCGCTGGTGCCGCGGGCCGCCGCGACGGTGGCCTCGGTCGCCGACCACTTCCGCGAGCACTGGCCCACCTCGGCGGCCACCTGGCTCACCGACGACGGGGCACCCCCAGCCGGCGGTGCGCTGTTCCGCAACCCGGTGCTCGCCGCGACCTACCGGCGGCTGGTGGAGGAGGCCCGCGGTCCCTCCCGCGAGGCGCAGATCGACGCGGCCCTGGCGGCCTGGTACTCCGGCTTCGTCGCCGAGGCGGTCGACGCGTTCTGCCGGCAGCCGGTCGTGGACGACTCCGGCCGCGCGCACGCCGGGTTCCTCACCGGTCAGGACATGGCCGCCTGGACGCCGGCCTACGAGGCCCCGGTCACGCTGGACTGGCGCGGCTGGACGCTGGCCAAGGCCGGGCCGTGGTCGCAGGGCCCGTCGCTGCTGCAGGCGCTCGCCGTCCTCGACGGGCTGCCGGCCGCCGGACCGGCCGGCTACGCCGGGGGCGTCGCCGGCGCCGACCTGGTGCACGCCTCCGTGGAGGCGGTCAAGCTGGCGATGGCCGACCGGGAGGCCTGGTACGGCGACGCGGCGGAGGTCCCGGTCGAGGACCTGCTGTCGGCGGGCTACACCGAGCAGCGGCGCGCGCTGGTCGGTGCGCAGGCCGACCGGGACCTGCGCCCCGGCTCCCCGGGGGGTCGTGCGCCGGTGCTGCCGCGTTTCGTCACGGACGTCTCCGACCGGCTGCACCCGTCGGCGGAGACCCTGGCCGGGGTCGGCGAGCCCACCGTGGACACCCGCGGCACCACCCGCGGCGACACCTGCCACGTCGACGTCGTCGACCGGTGGGGCAACCTGGTGTCGGCCACCCCGTCGGGCGGCTGGCTGCAGAGCTCGCCGGTGATCCCGTCGCTGGGCTTCGCGCTGGGCACCCGGGCGCAGATGTTCTGGCTGGAGCCGGGGCTGCCCAACTCCCTGGTGCCCGGCCGGCGCCCGCGGACCACGCTGACGCCGTCCCTCGCCCTGCGCGGCGGCGTCCCGACCCTGGCCTTCGGCACCCCCGGCGGCGACCAGCAGGAGCAGTGGCAGCTGTGCTTCTGGCTGGCGCACACCGTCGGCGGGCTGGACCTGCAGGCGGCCATCGACGCGCCGGCCTGGCACACCAGCAGCTTCCCGTCGTCGTTCTACCCGCGGCAGTCCTCGCCCGGCGAGGTGGTCGTGGAGTCCCGGCTCGGCGACGACACCATCGCCGAGCTGCGCCGCCGGGGGCACGACGTCACCGTCTCCGACGCCTGGTCGCTGGGCCGGCTGTCGGCGGTGTCGCGGGACCCGGACACCGGCCTGCTCCGCGCCGGGGCCAACCCGCGCGGCATGCAGGGCTACGCCGCCGGGCGCTGACGCGGGGCCGCCGGGCGCTGACGCGGGGCCGCCGGGCGCTGACGCGGGGCCGCCGGGCGCTGACGCGGGGCCGCCGGGCGCTGACGCGGGCCGCCCCCGGGCTACCCGGTCTCCTCCGCGCCGGTACCGGAGCGGCCGGCGTCGTCGACGGCGGCGCCGGAGGGCTTCGGGCGCTCCCCGACCTCGTCGGGCCCGGTGGGCTCCTCGTCGGGGTCCAGCAGGGCGTCGTCGGGCGCCAGGAAGGCGTCGTCGGGACCGGTCACGGGAACTCCTCGGTCGGTGGCACGTCCCCGGGCGGTACCCCGCGGACGGCGTCCGGACGCCCGGTGGTCCCACTCTCCCGGGGTGCGCGTCCCTCGCCACCGGGCGCGAGCCGCCTAGCATCCGGCCCCGGGACCCGGTGGGAGGGAGGCGTGGTGCCGCAACGCTTCGTGGGACCCACCGGGCTGAGCTCCTTCACCCACGCGGTCGGCGGGTCGCTGGTCGACCAGGTGGTGCACGCGCCGTCCGCCGACCGGTTCGAGGCGACGCTGGTGGACGTGGCGCTCGGAGACGCCCGCCTGGTCTCCGCCCGCATCGGACCCCTGGCCGCCGAACGACGCGCGGACCCCGCGTCGGCGGCCGCGGGCAGCGTCTTCCTGCTGCTCGCCCGCCGCGGCCGGGGGCGCATCACCCACCGGGCGGGCACGGGCCCGATCGGCCCCGACCGGCTGGTGGTGGTCCCCGGCGGCGAGCCCTTCGCGGTGGAGTACCCGGCGCCGTCGTCTCTGCTGTTCGTCGCGCTGCCCGCCGCGCGAGTCGCCCGGACCTGCCCCGCACTGGACGGACCGGTCCGCTCGGTGCCGCTCGGCAGCGGCGGGCGGCCGCTGGCCGGCCAGCTGCCGCACCTGATGGCCGCCGTGTCCGGTGCCCCGGGACCCGACGGGGAGGAGCTGGCCGGCGTCCTCGACTCCTTGCTGCACCTCCTGTTGCGGCGCAGCGTCGGGGACACCGCCGGCGACCCGCTGGTGGCGCTGCGGGTGGCCGCCGAGCGGCTGGCCGAGCGGCACCTGGACGACCCCGCGCTGTCGGTGCCGTGGCTGGCCGGCCGGCTGGCGGTGTCCGTCCGTCAGCTGCACCGGGCCTTCGCCACCGGCGGGCGCACCCCCGCCGAGCACGTGAGGACCCAGCGGCTGCGCGCCTGCGGCCGGGTGCTGGCGGCCGCCCCGGACGCGACCGTGGCCGACGTGGCCGCCCGGTACGGCTTCGCCTCGGCGTCCCACCTCGGCGCCTGGTTCCGGCGGACCCACGGCGTCACGCCCGCCGAGTGGCGGGCCCGGCACGCAGCTGACCGGTACCCGGCAGGCACCTGACAGCGGCCGCGCACCCCGCCTCCCTAGCGTCCACCTCCCACGGTGCACCGGCAGGCGGCGCACCGGGACACGCAGCACTGGGAGCGGGTATGCGGTTCGTCCTCGTCCACGGGTCCTGGCACGACGGCGGGTGCTGGGACGGCGTCCGGCACCACCTGGAGGCCGCCGGTCACGAGGTGCACGCCCCGACGCTGCCCGGCAACGGCCCGGCCGGGGACCCCGCCGTGACGATGACGCAGGTGGTCGACGCCGTCGTCGACCTCCTGGAGGACGGCGACCTGCGGGACGTCGTCCTGGTCGGGCACAGCTTCGGCGGGGCGGTGGTGCAGCAGGTGGCGCTGCGTGTGCCGGCGCGGCTGCGGCGGATGGTCTTCCACAACGCCTACGTCGTCCGGGACGGCGCCGCGGTCTTCGACGAGGTCCCTGCATCGGTGGCTCCGGCGTTCCAGGCACTCGCGGAGGCGGCCGGCGACGGGACGGTCATGCTGCCGTTCGAGTCCTTCCGCGACGGCTTCTGCAACGACGCCGACCTGGACACCGCGCGCGCCGCGTACGCGCGGATGACCCCCGAGCCGCTGGCGCGCTCCACCGAGCCATTGGCGCTGGCCGGCTTCGCGGAGCTGCCGGTGCCCCGCTCCTACCTGCACGCCACCGACGACAACGTCTTCCCGGCGGCCGAGTTCAGCTGGCACCCGGGGATGTCCTCGCGGCTGGGCGCGTTCCGGCTGGTGCAGATGCACGGCTCGCACGAGGTGCTCTTCTCCGACCCGGCGGGCCTGGCCGACAAGCTCGTCGAGGCCGGGCGGGACTGACCGTGCAGCTGCTGGACGGCACGGTGGCCGCGCTGGCCGCCGCGGTGCGCTCCGGCGCGGTCGACGCCCGGGAGGTGCTCGAGGCCGCCGTGCGACGCATCGAGGAGCGCGACGGGCCGCTGAACGCGGTCGTCGCCCTCGACCCCGAGCCGGCGCTGCGCCGGCTGGCCCGCACCGGGCCGCCGTCCGGCCCGCTGGCCGGGCTGCCCCTGCTGGTCAAGGACCTGCACGCCGAGGTGGCGGGGCTGCCGCTGTCGCGGGGCAGCCGGCTGTTCGCCGGCCTGCCCGCCCGCGGCACCTCGACGCTGGTCGCCCGCCTGGAGGCCGCCGGCGCCCTCGTCCTCGGTCGCACGAACACCCCGGAGCTGGGCCTGAACGCCACCACCGAGCCGCTGCTGCACGGCGCCACGGTCAACCCGTGGCGGCCCGGCCGCTCCGCCGGCGGGTCCAGCGGCGGTGCGGCGGCCGCGGTGGCGGCCGGGATGGTGCCGGCCGCGCACGCCACCAACAGCGGCGGCTCCACGCGCATCCCGGCCGCCTGGTGTGGGCTGGTCGGCCTCAAGCCCAGCCGGGGCCGCAACCCCATGGGACCGTTCCGCCTCGACGACTGGGCCGGCCTGAGCCACGAGCACGCCGTCACCCGCACCGTCGCCGACAGCGCGCTGCTGCTCTCGGTGACGGCTGGGCCCGCCCCGGGGGAGCCGTACGCGCTGCCCGCCGTCCCGCCCGAGCTCGGC
This window of the Geodermatophilus sp. DSM 44513 genome carries:
- a CDS encoding ABC transporter ATP-binding protein; this encodes MTGTQVGAAGTGTRAVAGAPVLSVRDLSVGFTTEDGTVSAVDAVSFDVWPGEVLAVVGESGCGKSVTAMSLSGLLPRTARVTGSVLLEGTELVGAGDRALRRIRGDDVAYIFQEPMTSLNPVFTVGRQIIEVLRLHQGMNRRQAADRAVELLTLVGIPSPARRVGEYPHQLSGGMRQRVMIAMALACDPKVLVADEPTTALDVTVQAAILDLLRDLGRRLGTAIVLITHDLGVVADIADRVVVMYAGRVVETAPTEELFDAPRHHYTTGLLGAVPTAGRRASDGRLQEIPGLVPVLSEQPDACTFADRCPAASDRCRTSRPPLAPETPDRAVHRFACWHPAGHRADVPPEPPADPQERA
- a CDS encoding oligopeptide/dipeptide ABC transporter ATP-binding protein, translating into MSTATGTPAAGTAPAGPGAGEPPALEVEDLVMHFGSVRAVDGVSMRIDRGRVLALVGESGSGKSTVGRCIVRLLEPTSGTVRLAGTDVTSLSRRRLRPHRRDVSIVFQDPASSLDPRLTVGDIVGEPLRLLDGDRSRRARAQRVGDVLEQVGLRRQVAERYPHEMSGGQRQRVSIARALVSSPRLLIADEPTSALDVSVQASVLNLLADLQRDLGFACLFITHDLSAVEYLADEVAVMYLGQLVEQGTRAQVFDSPRMPYTQALLSAAPLADPREQRSRRRVVLTGDIPSPVDPPPGCRFHTRCPVAVDRCRSEVPELRQVAGRRVACHLVADDGTGPDVRLLGTAGPAAPGAPADVAAADVARP
- a CDS encoding GntR family transcriptional regulator gives rise to the protein MSSPPASAAPSPVRGSPTIGDRHAPLREQVLDELRTRIIDGVYAPGERLTEERLAEDFGVSRNPVREALRVVQAEGFVLELPRRGVVVATPDATSMHDLFAVRRRLETLAARQAAERAGPADIAGLRDLLDAARLATEAQDFDLVAELNSTLHRRIIDIGGNRWLSTLSVSLYRHVEWVFRIGVAHRAPHSWTEHVRLVEAIAAGDPEDAEQAAAEHVGAAAAAALPAPRDRHP
- a CDS encoding gamma-glutamyltransferase family protein encodes the protein MFTTRPELTGTFGMVASTHWLASAAGMATLEAGGNAFDAAVAAGFTLQVVEPHLNGPGGEVPVLFARAEGTDAGRPVVLSAQGVAPAAASIEGFTDLGLPLVPGTGLLAATVPGAVGGWLTLLRDHGTMPLDAVLRFAIGYAEDGHPLVPRAAATVASVADHFREHWPTSAATWLTDDGAPPAGGALFRNPVLAATYRRLVEEARGPSREAQIDAALAAWYSGFVAEAVDAFCRQPVVDDSGRAHAGFLTGQDMAAWTPAYEAPVTLDWRGWTLAKAGPWSQGPSLLQALAVLDGLPAAGPAGYAGGVAGADLVHASVEAVKLAMADREAWYGDAAEVPVEDLLSAGYTEQRRALVGAQADRDLRPGSPGGRAPVLPRFVTDVSDRLHPSAETLAGVGEPTVDTRGTTRGDTCHVDVVDRWGNLVSATPSGGWLQSSPVIPSLGFALGTRAQMFWLEPGLPNSLVPGRRPRTTLTPSLALRGGVPTLAFGTPGGDQQEQWQLCFWLAHTVGGLDLQAAIDAPAWHTSSFPSSFYPRQSSPGEVVVESRLGDDTIAELRRRGHDVTVSDAWSLGRLSAVSRDPDTGLLRAGANPRGMQGYAAGR
- a CDS encoding AraC family transcriptional regulator, which translates into the protein MVPQRFVGPTGLSSFTHAVGGSLVDQVVHAPSADRFEATLVDVALGDARLVSARIGPLAAERRADPASAAAGSVFLLLARRGRGRITHRAGTGPIGPDRLVVVPGGEPFAVEYPAPSSLLFVALPAARVARTCPALDGPVRSVPLGSGGRPLAGQLPHLMAAVSGAPGPDGEELAGVLDSLLHLLLRRSVGDTAGDPLVALRVAAERLAERHLDDPALSVPWLAGRLAVSVRQLHRAFATGGRTPAEHVRTQRLRACGRVLAAAPDATVADVAARYGFASASHLGAWFRRTHGVTPAEWRARHAADRYPAGT
- a CDS encoding alpha/beta fold hydrolase; this encodes MRFVLVHGSWHDGGCWDGVRHHLEAAGHEVHAPTLPGNGPAGDPAVTMTQVVDAVVDLLEDGDLRDVVLVGHSFGGAVVQQVALRVPARLRRMVFHNAYVVRDGAAVFDEVPASVAPAFQALAEAAGDGTVMLPFESFRDGFCNDADLDTARAAYARMTPEPLARSTEPLALAGFAELPVPRSYLHATDDNVFPAAEFSWHPGMSSRLGAFRLVQMHGSHEVLFSDPAGLADKLVEAGRD
- a CDS encoding amidase — its product is MQLLDGTVAALAAAVRSGAVDAREVLEAAVRRIEERDGPLNAVVALDPEPALRRLARTGPPSGPLAGLPLLVKDLHAEVAGLPLSRGSRLFAGLPARGTSTLVARLEAAGALVLGRTNTPELGLNATTEPLLHGATVNPWRPGRSAGGSSGGAAAAVAAGMVPAAHATNSGGSTRIPAAWCGLVGLKPSRGRNPMGPFRLDDWAGLSHEHAVTRTVADSALLLSVTAGPAPGEPYALPAVPPELGAPPRCRVGLLEEAPAGRPVAPAHVAAVRESAAVLDRLGHAVVPLPAIEAAAEVGPVLGRVVAGHLAAAVDALERQTGRRASPDTLEPAVLDLLQQGRRTTAAELVEAQLQVRRLALVLATAVRGVDVVLSPTTAQPAPALGELHTDRSARELFAEIFRLSPFVGVYNVTGGPGLSLPWGLDRDGLPVGVHLGAAPGADGLVLGLAAQLEAARPDRVLLRSPVAEVSP